Proteins encoded together in one Streptomyces sp. NA04227 window:
- a CDS encoding phospholipid scramblase-related protein, translated as MTTHSNTPAGWYPDPHGGAGLLRWWDGNQWTEHTSGGQQSEQQPGQAQDGQAQGQQAPGQIPGQQGAAAGGQYGSAAGGQGQPGAQASYGQQAPQQAADPAKVQRQVQQQAGLAPSGQGGGTLFTEPVLVVNQKAKLIELTNEYSVFDQQGRTLGSVVQVGQSTLKKVARFVASVDQFMTHRLEIRDANGQPQLVLTRPRKFMKSRVIVERPDGQPLGEIVQQNVIGKINFAIMAGGQQIGAIKAENWRAWNFAIVDHADNEVARITKTWEGLAKTLFTTADNYVLQIHYQLPEPLHSLVVATALTVDTALKQDSRGLG; from the coding sequence GTGACGACGCATTCGAACACTCCTGCCGGTTGGTACCCGGACCCGCACGGCGGCGCCGGACTGCTGCGGTGGTGGGACGGCAACCAGTGGACCGAGCACACCAGCGGCGGTCAGCAGTCGGAGCAGCAGCCCGGTCAGGCGCAGGATGGCCAGGCGCAGGGCCAGCAGGCGCCCGGGCAGATTCCGGGGCAGCAGGGCGCCGCGGCCGGTGGTCAGTACGGTTCGGCGGCCGGTGGCCAGGGGCAGCCCGGTGCGCAGGCGTCGTACGGTCAGCAGGCGCCGCAGCAGGCCGCCGACCCCGCCAAGGTGCAGCGCCAGGTGCAGCAGCAGGCCGGGCTCGCGCCGAGCGGGCAGGGTGGCGGGACGCTGTTCACCGAGCCCGTTCTGGTGGTGAACCAGAAGGCCAAGCTGATCGAGCTGACCAATGAGTACAGCGTGTTCGACCAGCAGGGCCGGACGCTCGGCTCCGTCGTCCAGGTCGGCCAGAGCACGCTGAAGAAGGTCGCGCGGTTCGTCGCCAGCGTCGACCAGTTCATGACGCACCGCCTGGAGATCCGGGACGCGAACGGGCAGCCGCAGCTCGTGCTCACACGCCCGCGGAAGTTCATGAAGTCGCGGGTGATCGTGGAGCGTCCGGACGGACAGCCGCTCGGCGAGATCGTGCAGCAGAACGTCATCGGCAAGATCAACTTCGCGATCATGGCCGGTGGCCAGCAGATCGGCGCGATCAAGGCGGAGAACTGGCGCGCCTGGAACTTCGCCATCGTCGACCACGCGGACAACGAGGTCGCCCGGATCACCAAGACCTGGGAAGGCCTCGCCAAGACGCTCTTCACCACCGCGGACAACTACGTCCTGCAGATCCACTACCAACTGCCCGAGCCCCTGCACAGCCTCGTCGTCGCGACGGCCCTGACCGTCGACACGGCGCTCAAGCAGGACTCCCGCGGCCTCGGCTGA
- a CDS encoding DMT family transporter, translating to MSATLLAVLLSLLSAVAYAAAAVSQERLAARTGDSGMRRLLSTGSWWGAVSLNSGGALLHVAALKFGSLTLVQPLGALTLVAAVPLGARMAHRRVARVEWRGTLLTLIGLSALMVTATGPAPEERLSFQEALLVAAASSCLIAMLCRGRRPGLRFATASGIASGLGSALTQTVTVAVTDDGASPLDLKVITVAVLVAGFAAGSLLLAQTAFRYGLGAPLAVVTLSNPIAAAAIGVTLLGERFAGGPLGLLLALLGALLAGRGVFLLARAAHPEPRSTTVLSYVPSQAGPLRQPPPLALEQPPLDGAPSQLPDEAAARLPGTPPERRVG from the coding sequence ATGAGCGCCACCCTGCTCGCGGTCCTGCTGAGCCTGCTGTCGGCCGTCGCGTACGCGGCCGCCGCCGTGTCCCAGGAGCGCCTCGCGGCACGCACCGGTGACTCGGGAATGCGGCGGCTGCTGTCCACGGGCTCCTGGTGGGGGGCCGTGAGTCTCAACTCCGGCGGGGCTCTCCTCCATGTCGCGGCGCTGAAATTCGGCTCGCTCACCCTGGTCCAGCCGCTCGGCGCACTGACCCTGGTGGCCGCCGTGCCGCTGGGCGCGCGGATGGCGCACCGCCGGGTGGCGCGCGTCGAGTGGCGCGGCACTCTGCTGACCCTGATCGGCCTCAGTGCGCTGATGGTCACGGCGACCGGTCCGGCGCCGGAGGAGCGGCTCTCCTTCCAGGAGGCCCTCCTCGTCGCGGCGGCCAGCAGCTGTCTGATCGCGATGCTCTGCCGCGGCCGACGCCCCGGGCTGCGCTTCGCCACCGCCTCGGGCATCGCCTCGGGACTCGGCTCGGCGCTCACCCAGACGGTGACGGTGGCGGTCACCGACGACGGCGCCTCGCCGCTGGACCTCAAGGTGATCACGGTCGCCGTCCTGGTGGCCGGGTTCGCCGCGGGCAGCCTGCTGCTCGCCCAGACCGCCTTCCGTTACGGGCTCGGCGCACCGCTCGCCGTGGTGACCCTGAGCAATCCGATCGCCGCCGCCGCGATCGGCGTCACGCTCCTCGGCGAACGTTTCGCCGGCGGCCCGCTCGGCCTGCTGCTCGCCCTGCTCGGGGCCCTGCTCGCCGGACGCGGTGTCTTCCTCCTGGCCCGCGCCGCCCATCCCGAACCGCGCAGCACCACCGTCCTGTCGTACGTACCGTCGCAGGCGGGACCGCTGCGGCAGCCACCTCCCCTCGCGCTCGAACAACCGCCTCTCGACGGTGCGCCCTCGCAGCTGCCGGACGAAGCAGCTGCCCGCCTGCCGGGAACGCCGCCGGAACGACGGGTCGGCTGA
- a CDS encoding TetR/AcrR family transcriptional regulator, with protein sequence MTVRTEGAAAVSSSRRSKITPARERELYDAVLDEIRENGYEALTMEGVAARTRCSKSTLYRQWGSKPRFVVAALRGTHCVRFAGIDTGSLAGDLRAAARSAGEGSDADTTLMHALAHAALRDEALHTALREALVEPEVAALDAMVRRATERGEIPADNPAAPFLAAQLIGVIRARPMLEGTYADAEYLVSFVDACVLQPLGLTADRAGGRTAAAPNCRPSQGSCDS encoded by the coding sequence ATGACCGTGCGGACGGAAGGCGCCGCCGCGGTGTCGTCGTCGCGCCGGTCGAAGATCACGCCCGCGCGCGAACGCGAGCTCTACGACGCGGTGCTCGACGAGATCCGGGAGAACGGCTACGAGGCCCTGACCATGGAGGGGGTGGCCGCCCGGACCCGGTGCAGCAAGTCGACCCTCTACCGGCAGTGGGGTTCCAAGCCGCGGTTCGTCGTGGCCGCCCTGCGCGGCACCCACTGCGTGCGGTTCGCGGGCATCGACACCGGCTCGCTGGCGGGCGACCTGCGGGCGGCAGCGCGCTCCGCGGGCGAGGGCTCCGACGCGGACACCACCTTGATGCACGCGCTCGCCCACGCCGCGCTGCGCGACGAGGCGCTGCACACGGCCCTGCGCGAGGCACTGGTGGAACCCGAGGTCGCGGCCCTCGACGCGATGGTCCGGCGTGCGACGGAGCGCGGCGAGATCCCCGCCGACAACCCTGCGGCGCCGTTCCTCGCCGCCCAGCTCATCGGGGTCATCCGGGCCCGTCCGATGCTGGAGGGTACGTACGCGGACGCCGAATACCTCGTCAGTTTTGTGGACGCCTGTGTCCTCCAGCCGCTCGGCCTCACCGCGGACCGGGCCGGGGGCCGCACCGCCGCAGCACCGAACTGCCGTCCTTCGCAGGGCAGTTGCGACTCCTGA
- a CDS encoding AAA family ATPase, with translation MTLGRASAAAPLWERETELADAERALTELCEGRSSGSLLVFGGEAGIGKTALLGEVRRLANGRCTVWSARGGEAVTSVPFNVVRQLLQPALLGLGPEEARAYLGDRYDIVGPALGIAEPSGSRADPQGVCDGLVEAVGRLANRDWPLVLLIDDAHWADQETLRWLAAFAERLDALPVLLVVAHRPGEAKGESAQFLDRVGAAARPRTTLHALTPDATAGLTRASLGEHADAPFCREVWAVTGGNPYETVELLAKVRDAGLDPVETSAGELRDLNRSARGRGLVARLEDMGTDVTRFAWAAAILGTRIPAELAARLAGLTPQDAQRCAERLCTARILTTTGQQDAREPDGEEPAPQDLEFVHPLIASAVYQSIPDATRTGMHGLAAWAVTQSGRGAAAASRHLLEVHPDDDAELVEQMRQAAREHLAVGAPDAARRCLERALQEPPLPSVHASVLYELGCATLLTSPATTVGHLRRALSMPGLEGELRVDAVCRLSQALVHNNQLEEAVLAVDTEADRLPPGPARLRLQAMHYMWEGIHAGEEDSPGRSRSLAALAGPLTGRDNSERVLLILRAFDVMTRGESAEQVVELCDRALVNGRLAPGLGWTDAEWGFELLVMLGSAYAFADRLDRAESLFGDALRTYESAGWSGGHLALAHAFVGYVHRRRGRLAEAEAFLREALRLADRVGSGLPMHWDVACMLIDTLLARGRVDESLRIAEGYGFEPPYPSTLVLPDLHSVRGRLLIAADRTKEGIGELEAAERASAARGGHNTVMAPWAADLARALATDDPRRAEALATQARAQAERFGTDTAIGEALRCAAALETGQRSVTLYAQAVAYLEASPSAYEHALARVEYGIAARSRAELARGLTLAKSCGADGLAARAREVLDTGRGLR, from the coding sequence ATGACGCTGGGCCGGGCCTCGGCCGCCGCCCCGCTGTGGGAACGTGAGACCGAACTCGCCGACGCCGAAAGGGCGTTGACCGAACTCTGCGAGGGCCGCTCCTCGGGCAGCCTGCTCGTGTTCGGGGGTGAGGCGGGCATCGGCAAGACCGCGCTGCTCGGCGAGGTGCGCCGGCTCGCGAACGGCCGGTGCACCGTCTGGTCGGCCCGCGGCGGCGAGGCCGTCACCTCCGTACCGTTCAACGTCGTACGGCAGTTGCTGCAACCGGCACTGCTCGGGCTCGGTCCCGAGGAGGCCCGGGCGTATCTGGGCGACCGGTACGACATCGTGGGCCCCGCGCTCGGCATAGCCGAGCCGAGTGGGAGCCGGGCCGATCCGCAGGGCGTCTGCGACGGACTCGTGGAGGCCGTCGGACGGCTCGCCAACCGCGACTGGCCGCTGGTCCTGCTGATCGACGACGCCCACTGGGCCGACCAGGAGACCCTGCGCTGGCTCGCCGCGTTCGCCGAACGCCTCGACGCCCTGCCGGTACTTCTCGTCGTCGCCCACCGCCCCGGCGAGGCCAAGGGCGAGAGCGCCCAGTTCCTGGACCGGGTCGGCGCCGCCGCGCGGCCCCGTACCACCCTGCACGCACTCACTCCGGACGCCACCGCGGGACTGACCCGCGCGAGCCTCGGCGAGCACGCGGACGCGCCGTTCTGCCGTGAGGTCTGGGCGGTCACCGGCGGCAATCCGTACGAGACCGTCGAACTCCTCGCGAAGGTGCGGGACGCGGGACTCGACCCGGTGGAGACCTCGGCCGGGGAGCTGCGGGACCTCAACAGGTCCGCGCGCGGGCGTGGCCTGGTCGCGCGTCTGGAGGACATGGGCACCGATGTCACCCGGTTCGCCTGGGCGGCGGCGATCCTCGGCACCCGGATCCCGGCGGAGCTGGCCGCGCGGCTCGCCGGACTGACCCCGCAGGACGCCCAGCGCTGCGCGGAGCGCCTGTGCACGGCACGCATCCTCACCACCACCGGACAGCAGGACGCCCGGGAACCGGACGGTGAGGAACCGGCGCCACAGGACCTGGAGTTCGTGCATCCGCTGATCGCCAGCGCCGTTTACCAGTCGATCCCGGACGCCACGCGCACCGGGATGCACGGCCTGGCGGCCTGGGCCGTCACCCAGTCCGGACGCGGGGCCGCCGCGGCCTCCCGGCACCTCCTGGAGGTGCACCCCGACGACGACGCGGAACTCGTCGAGCAGATGCGCCAGGCCGCCCGCGAACACCTGGCCGTCGGCGCTCCGGACGCCGCCCGGCGCTGCCTCGAACGGGCCTTGCAGGAACCGCCGTTGCCCTCGGTGCACGCCTCAGTCCTCTACGAACTCGGCTGCGCGACGCTGCTCACCTCACCCGCCACCACCGTCGGACATCTGCGCCGGGCCCTGTCCATGCCCGGTCTCGAAGGCGAGTTGCGGGTCGACGCGGTCTGCCGCCTCTCGCAGGCGCTGGTGCACAACAACCAGCTGGAGGAGGCGGTACTCGCCGTCGACACCGAGGCCGACCGGCTGCCGCCCGGCCCGGCACGACTGCGCCTTCAGGCCATGCACTACATGTGGGAGGGCATCCACGCCGGTGAGGAGGACTCGCCCGGCCGCTCGCGCAGCCTGGCCGCGCTCGCCGGACCGCTGACCGGGCGCGACAACTCCGAGCGCGTGCTGCTGATCCTGCGTGCCTTCGACGTCATGACCCGCGGCGAGAGCGCCGAACAGGTCGTCGAGCTCTGCGACCGTGCCCTGGTCAACGGGCGTCTCGCGCCGGGCCTCGGCTGGACCGACGCCGAGTGGGGCTTCGAACTCCTCGTCATGCTGGGCAGTGCGTACGCCTTCGCGGACCGGCTCGACCGCGCCGAGAGCCTGTTCGGCGACGCCCTGCGCACGTACGAGAGCGCGGGCTGGAGCGGCGGACACCTCGCCCTCGCGCACGCCTTCGTCGGCTATGTGCACCGCAGGCGCGGCCGTCTCGCCGAGGCGGAGGCCTTCCTGCGCGAGGCCCTCAGGCTCGCCGACCGTGTGGGCAGCGGACTGCCCATGCACTGGGACGTCGCCTGCATGCTCATCGACACCCTGCTCGCCCGCGGCCGCGTCGACGAGTCGCTGCGGATCGCCGAGGGCTACGGCTTCGAACCGCCCTACCCCTCCACGCTCGTACTGCCCGACCTGCATTCGGTACGCGGACGGCTGCTCATCGCGGCGGACCGCACCAAGGAGGGCATCGGCGAACTGGAGGCGGCCGAGCGTGCCTCGGCCGCACGCGGCGGGCACAACACGGTGATGGCACCCTGGGCCGCAGACCTGGCACGGGCCCTTGCCACCGACGACCCGCGTCGCGCGGAAGCGCTCGCCACCCAGGCGCGGGCCCAGGCCGAACGGTTCGGCACCGACACCGCCATAGGCGAGGCACTGCGCTGCGCCGCCGCCCTGGAGACCGGCCAGCGTTCGGTGACGCTGTACGCGCAGGCGGTCGCCTATCTGGAGGCCTCGCCCAGCGCCTACGAACACGCCCTGGCCCGCGTCGAGTACGGCATCGCCGCCCGCTCCAGGGCCGAACTCGCCCGCGGTCTGACGCTGGCCAAGTCCTGCGGCGCGGACGGTCTCGCCGCCCGGGCACGCGAAGTGCTGGACACCGGACGCGGGTTGCGCTGA